A window of the Hordeum vulgare subsp. vulgare chromosome 5H, MorexV3_pseudomolecules_assembly, whole genome shotgun sequence genome harbors these coding sequences:
- the LOC123394977 gene encoding DNA topoisomerase 6 subunit B: MDDSSDGGATAGSTKKKSAAAAAKGKATGKGKAASKAAPKSKESSLLKQKSPAEFFAENKNIAGFDNPGKSLYTTMRELVENALDSAESISELPDIEITIEEITKSKFNTMIGLVDRERVDEALYDDFESSKAREKRLAKEARFQETQAKNAALGKKVKDTPAARGKGRGEASFFRVTCKDNGRGMPHEDIPNMFGRVLSGTKYGLRQTRGKFGLGAKMALIWSKMSTGLPIDIKSSMKGQDYITFCRLDIDIHKNVPHIHLHEKRENNGHWHGAEIQVIIEGNWTTHRSRILHYMRQMAVITPYAQFLFRFLSDAAEKNLTIKFARRTDVMPPVPLLTKHHPSAVDLLLIKRLITDTTKPNLLQFLQHEFVNISKAHADRLIGEMGPDFNAKTTVNSLTSQQLVRIHQLFRQAKFDDPSGNCLSPAGEYNLRLGIIKELHPDLVATHASSPQVFEGHPFIVEAGVSIGGKDVKQGLNIFRFANRIPLLFEQGADVITRTALKRINWSIYKINQQQDKIGVFVSIVSTKIPFKGTGKEYIGDDITEIADAVKSALKQCCVQLKSKIVKKLQAREQQDRKRNLNKYIPDVARTIMETLGELADESPPKRPRFDKEDEELLEKINSEEVTEMTFRDCLTQHVEQVDYEMALEYAMQSGVSEEPREAIYLNSLEGSYKFVDFQSPAFVFRFIP; encoded by the exons ATGGACGACTCCAGCGACGGCGGAGCCACCGCCGGCAGCACaaagaagaagtctgctgctgcgGCCGCCAAGGGGAAGGCGACGGGAAAAGGGAAGGCCGCCTCCAAGGCGGCGCCCAAGTCCAAGGAGAGCAGCCTCCTAAAGCAGA AATCGCCCGCAGAGTTCTTTGCGGAAAACAAGAACATCGCTGGTTTTGACAAT CCTGGAAAATCTTTGTACACCACAATGCGGGAGCTAGTTGAGAATGCTCTTGATTCAGCCGAGTCCATCTCTGAGCTCCCCGATATAGAAATTACTAT AGAAGAGATCACTAAGAGCAAATTCAACACAATGATAGGACTAGTTGATCGAGAACGCGTTGATGAAGCACTCTATGATGATTTTGAATCATCTAAGGCTCGTGAG AAACGCCTAGCTAAAGAAGCACGTTTCCAAGAAACACAAGCCAAAAATGCTGCTCTAGGGAAGAAAGTTAAGGACACCCCAGCTGCTCGTGGAAAAGGTCGGGGCGAGGCTTCATTTTTCAGAGTGACTTGCAAG GATAATGGCCGAGGTATGCCGCATGAAGATATCCCAAATATGTTTGGGAGAG TGCTATCGGGAACAAAATATGGTTTGAGGCAGACGCGTGGAAAATTTGGACTTGGTGCTAAAATG GCACTTATTTGGTCAAAGATGAGTACGGGCCTTCCTATTGATATTAAGTCATCGATGAAAGGCCAAGATTATATTACGTTCTGTCGACTTGACATAGATATTCATAA AAATGTCCCTCATATTCATTTACATGAGAAACGTGAGAATAATGGCCATTGGCATGGGGCAGAGATTCAAGTTATTATTGAGGGAAACTGGACAACTCATCGG TCAAGGATATTACATTACATGCGACAGATGGCTGTCATTACTCCATATGCTCAATTCCTATTTAGATTCCTCTCAGATGCAGCAGA AAAAAATTTGACGATAAAATTTGCAAGAAGGACAGATGTTATGCCTCCTGTTCCACTTCTGACAAAGCATCATCCATCTGCCGTTGATTTGCTGCTGATAAAGCGCTTAATTACAGACACTACAAAGCCAAACCTTTTGCAGTTTCTGCAACATGAATTTGTGAATATAAGCAAAGCACATGCTGACCGTTTAATCG GTGAGATGGGGCCTGATTTTAATGCAAAAACGACAGTCAACAGCCTTACATCACAACAGTTAGTACGAATACATCAGTTGTTTCGGCAGGCTAAGTTTGATGATCCCAGTGGCAAT TGTCTTAGTCCTGCAGGTGAATACAATTTACGTCTAGGTATCATAAAAGAGCTGCACCCTGATCTGGTTGCGACACATGCAAGCAG TCCTCAGGTTTTTGAAGGGCATCCATTTATTGTTGAAGCCGGAGTAAGCATTGGTGGGAAAGATGTTAAACAA GGTCTAAATATTTTTAGGTTTGCAAACCGCATTCCACTTCTTTTTGAGCAAGGTGCTGATGTCATCACAAGAACTGCCCTAAAAAGGATCAA tTGGAGCATCTACAAAATTAATCAGCAGcaggacaagattggtgtctttgtgAGCATTGTCAGTACAAAGATACCTTTTAAAGGAACTGGAAAAGAGTATATTGGGGATGATATAACAGAAATAGCAGATGCTGTTAAG TCCGCCCTTAAGCAGTGCTGTGTCCAACTGAAGTCAAAGATAGTGAAGAAACTTCAGGCTCGTGAACAGCAGGACAGGAAAAGGAACCTGAACAA ATACATTCCTGATGTGGCAAGGACAATTATGGAGACTCTGGGAGAACTTGCAGACGAGTCTCCCCCCAAGAGGCCACGGTTTGACAAGGAAGATGAGGAGCTCCTCGAGAAAATAAATTCGGAGGAAGTGACAGAAATGACTTTTAGAGATTGCTTAACCCAGCATGTTGAACAG GTTGACTATGAAATGGCGCTGGAGTACGCCATGCAGAGCGGCGTGAGCGAAGAGCCCCGCGAAGCAATCTATCTGAACTCGCTCGAAGGATCTTACAAGTTCGTTGACTTCCAGAGCCCCGCTTTCGTGTTTAGATTCATCCCATGA